Proteins encoded by one window of Erwinia pyrifoliae DSM 12163:
- the dapB gene encoding 4-hydroxy-tetrahydrodipicolinate reductase, giving the protein MSNAEIRIAIVGAAGRMGRQLIQATKQAEGARLGAALVRSGSSLVGTDAGELAGCGALGITITDNLEAVVNDFDVLIDFTRPQATLHYLAFCRQHQKTMVIGTTGFDDAGKAAIGAAAQEIAIVFAANFSVGVNLVLKLVEKAAKVMGEYADIEIIEAHHRHKVDAPSGTALAMGEAIASAMNWDLEQHAVYAREGFTGEREAQTIGFATVRAGDIVGEHTAMFADIGERVEITHKASDRMTFAKGAVWAAKWLGSNKPGLYDMRDVLNLQGL; this is encoded by the coding sequence ATGAGTAATGCAGAGATCCGTATCGCCATTGTTGGAGCAGCAGGGCGTATGGGGCGTCAGCTGATACAGGCCACAAAGCAGGCTGAAGGGGCGCGTTTGGGGGCGGCACTGGTACGCAGCGGTTCCTCACTGGTTGGAACCGATGCCGGAGAGTTGGCCGGCTGTGGCGCATTGGGGATTACCATCACCGATAACCTTGAAGCGGTGGTCAATGACTTCGACGTGCTTATCGATTTCACTCGTCCGCAAGCTACGCTGCACTATCTGGCATTTTGCCGCCAGCATCAAAAAACGATGGTGATTGGCACCACCGGTTTTGACGATGCGGGCAAAGCCGCCATCGGGGCGGCAGCGCAGGAAATCGCTATTGTATTTGCCGCCAACTTCAGCGTCGGGGTGAATCTGGTGCTCAAACTGGTGGAAAAAGCGGCCAAAGTGATGGGCGAATATGCGGATATCGAAATTATCGAAGCGCATCATCGTCATAAAGTGGATGCGCCATCCGGGACCGCGCTGGCAATGGGGGAAGCCATTGCCAGCGCGATGAACTGGGATCTGGAGCAGCATGCGGTGTATGCCCGTGAAGGCTTTACCGGTGAGCGCGAAGCGCAGACCATCGGCTTTGCCACCGTTCGTGCCGGTGATATTGTCGGGGAGCACACGGCGATGTTTGCAGATATTGGCGAACGTGTCGAGATAACCCACAAGGCTTCAGACCGTATGACCTTTGCCAAAGGTGCCGTTTGGGCAGCAAAATGGCTGGGATCGAATAAACCAGGTCTTTATGATATGAGAGATGTGCTAAATTTGCAGGGTTTATAA
- the carA gene encoding glutamine-hydrolyzing carbamoyl-phosphate synthase small subunit, whose amino-acid sequence MIKSALLVLEDGTQFHGRAIGATGSAVGEVVFNTSMTGYQEILTDPSYSRQIVTLTYPHIGNVGTNSGDEESTQVHAAGLVIRDLPLIASNYRNEEGLSDYLTRHNIVAIADIDTRKLTRLLREKGAQNGCIIAGEAPDAAFALEKARAFPGLKGMDLAKEVTTPDAYTWLQGSWTLETELPTAKAEGELPYHVVAYDYGVKRNILRMLVDRGCRLTVVPAQTPAEEVLKLNPDGVFLSNGPGDPEPCDYAMTAINRLLETNIPLFGICLGHQLLALASGAKTVKMKLGHHGGNHPVKDHDNNTVMITAQNHGFAVDDRNLPANLRVTHTSLFDHTVQGIHRTDKAAFSFQGHPEASPGPHDAAPLFDHFIDLIEAYRSTAK is encoded by the coding sequence TTGATTAAGTCAGCGCTTTTGGTTCTGGAAGACGGAACCCAATTCCACGGTCGGGCCATAGGGGCAACCGGATCGGCAGTGGGAGAAGTTGTTTTCAACACGTCAATGACCGGTTATCAAGAAATCCTCACTGATCCTTCCTATTCCCGCCAAATCGTCACTCTCACTTATCCCCATATCGGCAATGTCGGCACCAACTCCGGTGATGAAGAATCGACTCAGGTTCATGCAGCAGGTCTGGTTATCCGCGATTTACCGCTGATTGCCAGCAATTACCGCAATGAAGAAGGGCTGTCAGATTATTTGACCCGCCACAACATTGTCGCCATTGCCGATATTGATACGCGCAAACTGACCCGTCTGCTGCGCGAAAAAGGGGCGCAAAACGGCTGTATTATTGCCGGAGAAGCACCGGATGCCGCTTTTGCTCTGGAAAAAGCGCGTGCGTTTCCCGGCCTGAAAGGCATGGACCTGGCGAAAGAAGTGACCACCCCGGACGCCTATACATGGCTACAGGGCAGCTGGACGCTGGAAACGGAGCTGCCGACGGCGAAAGCAGAAGGTGAGCTGCCGTACCATGTGGTGGCTTACGACTACGGCGTGAAGCGTAATATCTTGCGTATGCTGGTCGATCGCGGCTGCCGCCTGACGGTAGTACCGGCCCAAACCCCTGCAGAAGAGGTGTTGAAACTCAATCCGGACGGCGTGTTCCTCTCTAATGGCCCGGGCGACCCGGAGCCGTGCGACTATGCGATGACGGCAATTAACCGCCTGCTGGAAACGAATATTCCGCTCTTTGGCATCTGCCTCGGCCATCAGCTACTGGCGCTGGCCAGTGGGGCGAAAACAGTAAAAATGAAACTCGGCCACCACGGCGGTAACCATCCGGTTAAAGACCACGATAACAACACGGTGATGATCACCGCGCAGAACCACGGATTCGCCGTCGATGACCGCAATCTGCCGGCCAACCTGCGTGTGACTCATACCTCGCTGTTTGACCACACGGTACAGGGCATTCACCGCACCGATAAAGCGGCCTTCAGCTTCCAGGGCCATCCGGAAGCCAGCCCAGGCCCGCACGATGCTGCCCCGTTGTTCGACCACTTTATTGATTTGATCGAAGCTTACCGTTCGACTGCCAAATAA
- the carB gene encoding carbamoyl-phosphate synthase large subunit, translated as MPKRTDIKSILILGAGPIVIGQACEFDYSGAQACKALREEGYRVILVNSNPATIMTDPEMADATYIEPIHWEVVRKIIEKERPDAVLPTMGGQTALNCALELERQGVLAEFGVTMIGATADAIDKAEDRRRFDVAMKSIGLDTARSGIAHTMEEALAVAADVGFPCIIRPSFTMGGTGGGIAYNREEFEEICERGLDLSPTNELLIDESLIGWKEYEMEVVRDKNDNCIIVCSIENFDAMGIHTGDSITVAPAQTLTDKEYQIMRNASMAVLREIGVETGGSNVQFSVNPENGRLIIIEMNPRVSRSSALASKATGFPIAKIAAKLAVGYTLDELMNDITGGLTPASFEPSIDYVVTKIPRFNFEKFAGANDRLTTQMKSVGEVMAIGRTLQESMQKALRGLEVGANGFDPKVDLNDPEALTTIRHELKDAGSDRIWYIADAFRAGLTVEDVFALTNVDRWFLVQIEELVQLEQQVAQQGVSGLNCDFLRTLKRKGFADARLSALAGVPESEIRQLRAQYNLHPVYKRVDTCAAEFSTDTAYMYSTYEEECEANPNQDRDKIMVLGGGPNRIGQGIEFDYCCVHASLALREDGFETIMVNCNPETVSTDYDTSDRLYFEPVTLEDVLEIVRIEKPKGVIVQYGGQTPLKLARALEAAGVPVIGTSPDAIDRAEDRERFQQAVERLGLKQPANATVTAIDMAVEKAAMIGYPLVVRPSYVLGGRAMEIVYDEIDLKRYFNTAVSVSNDAPVLLDRFLDDAVEVDVDAICDGEQVLIGGIMEHIEQAGVHSGDSACSLPAYTLSAEIQNVMRQQVEKLAFELGVRGLMNVQFAVKDNEVYLIEVNPRAARTVPFVSKATGMPLAKVAARVMAGKTLAAQGVTKEIIPPYYSVKEVVLPFNKFQGVDPILGPEMRSTGEVMGVGRTFAEAFCKAMLGAQSNMKKSGRALLSVREGDKKRIVELARRLQAFGFELDATAGTASVLQAAGIDVRLVNKVHEGRPHIQDRLKNGEYAYIVNTTAGRQAIEDSKLIRRSALQYKVHYDTTLNGGFATATSLNASATGQVISVQEMHAQIAGQVQAAGEAPR; from the coding sequence ATGCCAAAACGTACAGACATAAAAAGTATCCTGATCCTTGGTGCTGGCCCGATTGTCATCGGCCAGGCCTGTGAATTTGACTACTCGGGGGCGCAGGCGTGTAAAGCACTGCGCGAAGAGGGCTACCGTGTAATCCTGGTGAACTCTAACCCGGCAACCATTATGACCGACCCGGAAATGGCCGATGCCACCTACATCGAGCCGATCCACTGGGAAGTGGTGCGCAAAATCATTGAAAAAGAGCGCCCGGATGCGGTACTGCCTACCATGGGCGGCCAGACCGCGCTGAACTGTGCGCTGGAGCTGGAACGTCAGGGCGTACTGGCTGAATTTGGCGTGACCATGATCGGCGCTACCGCTGATGCGATCGATAAAGCAGAAGATCGCCGCCGTTTTGACGTGGCGATGAAGAGTATCGGTCTCGACACCGCGCGTTCCGGTATCGCTCATACTATGGAAGAAGCGCTGGCGGTGGCCGCTGATGTCGGTTTCCCATGCATTATCCGCCCCTCCTTTACCATGGGCGGCACCGGCGGCGGCATTGCCTATAACCGTGAAGAGTTTGAAGAGATCTGCGAGCGCGGTCTGGATCTGTCGCCCACCAATGAGCTGTTGATCGATGAATCGCTGATTGGCTGGAAAGAGTACGAGATGGAAGTGGTGCGTGATAAAAACGACAACTGCATCATCGTCTGCTCAATTGAAAACTTCGATGCGATGGGCATCCACACCGGTGACTCAATTACCGTTGCGCCAGCACAGACGCTGACCGATAAAGAGTATCAAATCATGCGTAACGCCTCGATGGCGGTGCTGCGTGAAATCGGTGTGGAAACCGGCGGTTCTAACGTCCAGTTCTCGGTCAACCCGGAAAATGGCCGTTTGATCATCATCGAAATGAACCCGCGCGTCTCGCGCTCCTCGGCGCTGGCGTCGAAAGCCACCGGCTTCCCGATTGCCAAGATTGCCGCCAAGCTGGCCGTGGGCTATACGCTGGATGAGCTGATGAACGATATCACCGGCGGTCTGACCCCGGCCTCGTTTGAGCCATCCATCGACTATGTTGTCACCAAAATCCCACGCTTCAACTTCGAGAAATTTGCCGGTGCTAACGACCGTCTGACCACGCAGATGAAGTCCGTGGGTGAAGTGATGGCAATTGGCCGTACCTTGCAGGAGTCAATGCAGAAAGCGCTGCGCGGTCTGGAAGTCGGTGCCAACGGTTTTGATCCGAAGGTCGATCTGAACGATCCTGAGGCGCTGACCACTATCCGTCATGAGCTGAAGGATGCCGGTTCCGATCGTATCTGGTATATCGCCGATGCTTTCCGCGCCGGACTGACGGTGGAAGATGTCTTTGCGCTAACCAACGTTGACCGCTGGTTCCTGGTACAGATTGAAGAGCTGGTGCAGCTGGAGCAGCAGGTGGCGCAACAGGGCGTTAGCGGTCTGAACTGCGACTTCCTGCGCACGTTGAAACGTAAAGGCTTTGCCGATGCCCGCCTGTCGGCGCTGGCCGGCGTACCTGAAAGCGAAATTCGTCAGCTGCGCGCGCAGTACAACCTGCACCCGGTCTACAAGCGCGTGGACACCTGTGCGGCGGAGTTTTCCACCGATACCGCCTACATGTACTCCACTTATGAAGAAGAATGTGAGGCTAACCCGAATCAGGATCGTGACAAAATTATGGTGCTGGGCGGTGGTCCAAACCGTATCGGGCAGGGCATTGAGTTTGACTACTGTTGCGTGCATGCCTCACTGGCTCTGCGCGAAGACGGTTTTGAAACCATTATGGTCAACTGCAACCCGGAAACCGTTTCCACCGACTACGATACGTCCGACCGCCTGTACTTTGAGCCGGTAACGCTGGAAGACGTGCTGGAAATCGTGCGTATCGAAAAACCGAAAGGGGTTATCGTGCAGTACGGTGGCCAGACTCCGCTGAAGCTGGCGCGTGCGCTGGAAGCCGCTGGCGTACCGGTTATCGGCACCAGCCCGGATGCTATTGACCGCGCTGAAGACCGCGAACGTTTCCAGCAGGCGGTTGAGCGCCTTGGCCTGAAGCAGCCGGCTAACGCCACGGTGACCGCCATTGATATGGCCGTAGAAAAAGCGGCGATGATTGGCTATCCGCTGGTGGTGCGCCCGTCTTATGTGCTGGGCGGCCGCGCAATGGAAATCGTCTATGACGAAATCGACCTGAAGCGCTACTTCAACACCGCCGTATCGGTATCAAACGATGCGCCGGTGCTGCTGGACCGTTTCCTCGACGATGCGGTAGAAGTTGACGTTGATGCCATCTGCGATGGCGAACAGGTGCTGATTGGCGGCATTATGGAGCACATCGAGCAGGCTGGCGTGCACTCCGGCGACTCGGCCTGTTCACTGCCAGCCTATACGCTGAGTGCGGAAATCCAGAACGTGATGCGTCAGCAGGTGGAAAAGCTGGCGTTTGAGCTGGGCGTGCGCGGCCTGATGAACGTGCAGTTTGCGGTCAAGGATAACGAAGTTTACCTGATTGAGGTCAACCCACGCGCCGCCCGTACCGTACCGTTTGTGTCCAAAGCGACCGGTATGCCGCTGGCGAAAGTGGCCGCGCGGGTGATGGCGGGTAAAACCCTTGCAGCACAGGGCGTGACCAAAGAGATCATCCCGCCGTATTACTCGGTCAAAGAGGTGGTGCTACCGTTTAACAAATTCCAGGGCGTTGACCCGATCCTCGGCCCGGAAATGCGTTCTACCGGTGAAGTGATGGGCGTGGGCCGTACCTTTGCCGAAGCCTTCTGCAAAGCGATGCTTGGCGCACAAAGCAATATGAAGAAAAGCGGTCGTGCGCTGCTGTCGGTGCGCGAGGGCGATAAAAAACGCATCGTGGAGCTGGCGCGCCGCCTGCAGGCGTTTGGTTTCGAGCTGGATGCCACCGCAGGAACGGCATCGGTACTGCAGGCGGCCGGTATCGATGTCCGTCTGGTGAACAAGGTGCATGAAGGTCGTCCGCATATTCAGGATCGCCTGAAGAACGGCGAGTACGCTTATATTGTCAACACCACTGCCGGACGTCAGGCGATTGAGGATTCCAAGCTGATTCGCCGTAGCGCCCTGCAGTACAAGGTTCACTATGACACCACGTTAAACGGTGGCTTTGCCACGGCCACCTCACTGAACGCCAGCGCTACCGGGCAAGTGATTTCGGTGCAGGAGATGCACGCGCAGATCGCCGGCCAGGTTCAGGCAGCGGGGGAAGCCCCCCGCTAA
- a CDS encoding LysE family translocator: MLETGLFVATIVVLGMLSPGPDFFLIVKNAARYRRSAAMMSALGVNCAVATHMAYCVAGLAVVITTTPWLFMLLKYAGAAYLIYIGIQALMSRGNGKFNFNNGVQEETSLKKAFMQGYLCNLLNPKATLFFLSIFTQVLDINSGISEKLLYAGIILGLSSIWWPLLVILMQSGPVRRGLTKAQRVVDKLLGGVLIALGIKVALS, encoded by the coding sequence ATGTTAGAAACCGGCCTGTTTGTTGCCACCATCGTGGTGCTCGGGATGCTTTCACCCGGCCCCGATTTTTTCCTGATCGTTAAAAATGCCGCTCGTTACCGCCGCAGCGCCGCGATGATGAGCGCGCTGGGCGTCAACTGCGCCGTTGCCACCCACATGGCCTATTGCGTCGCCGGGCTGGCGGTGGTGATCACCACCACACCGTGGCTGTTTATGCTGCTGAAATATGCCGGTGCTGCCTACCTGATTTACATCGGTATTCAGGCACTGATGTCACGCGGCAACGGTAAATTCAACTTCAACAATGGCGTACAGGAAGAGACCTCGCTGAAAAAAGCGTTTATGCAAGGCTATCTGTGCAATTTACTTAACCCGAAAGCCACGCTGTTCTTTCTGTCGATCTTTACCCAGGTACTGGATATCAATTCGGGCATCAGCGAAAAGCTTCTGTATGCGGGTATTATCCTGGGTCTGTCGTCCATCTGGTGGCCATTGCTGGTGATCCTGATGCAAAGTGGCCCGGTACGTCGTGGGTTAACGAAAGCCCAGCGTGTGGTGGACAAACTGCTTGGCGGCGTGCTGATTGCGTTGGGGATTAAGGTCGCATTATCCTGA
- the folA gene encoding type 3 dihydrofolate reductase, with protein MMISLIAALAADRVIGMENAMPWHLPADLAWFKKHTLNKPVIMGRRTWESIGRPLPGRLNIVISRQKGVAEGVTWVTTIEDALKAAGEVQELMVIGGGRIYEQLLPQADRLYLTHIDAEVEGDTHFPDYEPDEWQSTFSEFHDADEKNSHSFCFEILDRR; from the coding sequence ATGATGATTAGCCTGATTGCGGCCCTGGCGGCCGATCGCGTAATTGGGATGGAAAATGCCATGCCGTGGCACCTGCCAGCCGACCTGGCGTGGTTTAAAAAGCACACGCTGAATAAACCGGTGATCATGGGACGCCGTACCTGGGAATCGATCGGCCGCCCGCTGCCGGGGCGTCTGAATATTGTGATCAGCCGTCAAAAGGGCGTTGCAGAAGGCGTGACCTGGGTGACGACGATTGAAGATGCGTTAAAGGCCGCCGGAGAAGTGCAAGAGCTGATGGTGATCGGCGGCGGGCGCATTTATGAACAGCTGCTGCCGCAGGCTGACCGCCTTTATCTGACGCATATTGATGCCGAAGTGGAAGGTGACACGCATTTTCCGGACTACGAGCCGGACGAATGGCAGTCGACCTTTAGCGAGTTTCACGATGCCGACGAGAAGAACTCGCACAGTTTCTGCTTTGAGATCCTCGATCGCCGCTAA
- the apaH gene encoding bis(5'-nucleosyl)-tetraphosphatase (symmetrical) ApaH, with product MSTYLIGDIHGCYTELQSLLDRVQFAPETDQLWLTGDLVARGPGSLEVLRFVRALGDRVKLVLGNHDLHLLAVYAGIARNKPKDRLSALLEADDVDDLINWLRRQPLIQIDEEKKLVMAHAGITPQWDIDTAQTCAREVEAVLSSDTYPLFLNAMYGDMPNNWSPELSGLARLRFSTNALTRMRYCFPNGQLDMIAKESPDSAPPPLKPWFSIAGPVSRDYTIVFGHWASLEGQGTPEGIIGLDTGCCWGGNLTMLRWEDKQMFVQPSQREKQR from the coding sequence ATGAGCACTTACCTCATTGGTGATATCCACGGTTGCTACACGGAGTTGCAATCGCTTCTTGATCGGGTGCAATTTGCCCCTGAAACCGACCAGCTGTGGTTAACCGGCGATCTGGTCGCTCGTGGGCCAGGATCGCTGGAAGTTCTGCGCTTTGTGCGTGCGCTGGGCGACCGCGTGAAGCTGGTTCTGGGAAACCACGATCTGCATCTTTTGGCGGTATACGCCGGGATAGCCCGCAATAAACCGAAGGATCGCCTGAGCGCCCTGTTGGAAGCTGACGATGTCGATGACCTGATCAACTGGCTGCGTCGCCAGCCGTTGATACAAATCGATGAAGAGAAAAAGCTGGTCATGGCACATGCCGGGATCACGCCGCAGTGGGATATTGACACCGCGCAGACCTGCGCCCGCGAGGTCGAAGCGGTGCTGAGCAGTGATACCTATCCGCTGTTTCTTAATGCCATGTACGGCGATATGCCGAACAACTGGTCGCCGGAATTGAGCGGACTCGCCCGCTTGCGCTTCAGCACCAATGCCCTGACACGCATGCGTTACTGCTTCCCGAACGGTCAGCTGGATATGATTGCCAAAGAATCACCAGACAGCGCGCCGCCGCCGTTAAAACCCTGGTTCAGCATTGCAGGCCCGGTCTCACGCGACTACACCATCGTCTTTGGTCACTGGGCGTCGCTGGAGGGCCAGGGTACGCCAGAAGGGATTATCGGCCTTGATACGGGCTGCTGCTGGGGCGGCAACTTAACGATGTTGCGCTGGGAAGATAAACAGATGTTTGTACAGCCATCACAACGAGAAAAACAGCGTTAG
- the apaG gene encoding Co2+/Mg2+ efflux protein ApaG: MNETPRVCVQVQSAYIESQSAPEEERYVFAYTVTIRNVGRIAVQLIGRYWLITNGNARETEVQGEGVVGEQPHIEPGGEYQYTSGAVLETPIGTMQGHYQMIDADSESFLVDIPVFRLAIASHIH; this comes from the coding sequence ATGAACGAAACGCCCCGGGTTTGTGTTCAGGTACAAAGCGCCTATATTGAGTCGCAGTCTGCGCCTGAAGAAGAACGTTACGTGTTTGCTTACACCGTTACCATTCGTAACGTGGGGCGTATTGCGGTGCAGCTAATTGGCCGCTACTGGCTGATTACTAACGGTAACGCCCGTGAAACCGAAGTTCAGGGAGAAGGTGTGGTGGGAGAACAGCCGCATATCGAACCCGGCGGCGAATACCAGTACACCAGCGGTGCCGTTCTGGAAACGCCCATCGGCACCATGCAGGGCCATTATCAGATGATCGATGCCGATAGCGAAAGCTTTCTCGTGGACATTCCGGTGTTCCGTCTGGCAATTGCCTCCCATATCCACTAA
- the rsmA gene encoding 16S rRNA (adenine(1518)-N(6)/adenine(1519)-N(6))-dimethyltransferase RsmA, with product MNSRVHQGHFARKRFGQNFLNDRYIIDSIVNAIHPQRGEAVVEIGPGLGALTEPVGERLDSMTVVELDRDLAARLQTHPFLGPKLTIFQQDAMTFDFATLAQEKGQPLRVFGNLPYNISTPLMFHLFSYVGAIKDMHFMLQKEVVNRLVAGPGSKAYGRLTVMAQYYCQVIPVLEVPPESFTPAPKVDSAVVRLMPYAQPPHPVDDIRALSRITTEAFGKRRKTLRNSLGHLFTTDVLAEMNIDPTLRAENITVAQYCQLANWLTAHPQLQENSS from the coding sequence ATGAATAGTCGCGTTCACCAGGGCCACTTCGCCCGCAAACGTTTTGGACAGAACTTCCTTAACGATCGGTACATTATTGACAGCATTGTCAACGCCATCCACCCTCAACGCGGCGAAGCGGTGGTCGAAATCGGCCCCGGCCTCGGTGCACTGACCGAGCCGGTAGGAGAGCGGCTGGATAGCATGACGGTTGTCGAACTCGATCGCGATCTTGCCGCACGCCTGCAAACCCATCCGTTTCTGGGACCCAAGCTGACGATATTCCAGCAGGATGCCATGACCTTTGATTTTGCTACCCTGGCACAGGAAAAAGGTCAGCCGTTACGCGTTTTTGGTAATTTGCCGTATAACATTTCCACGCCGTTGATGTTCCATCTGTTTAGCTATGTCGGTGCCATTAAAGATATGCACTTCATGCTGCAAAAAGAGGTGGTTAACCGTTTGGTTGCCGGGCCGGGTAGCAAAGCCTATGGCCGTCTGACGGTAATGGCGCAGTATTACTGCCAGGTGATCCCGGTACTGGAGGTTCCACCAGAATCCTTCACCCCCGCGCCGAAAGTTGACTCTGCGGTGGTACGTCTGATGCCTTACGCACAGCCGCCGCACCCGGTTGACGATATTCGCGCTCTGAGCCGCATCACCACGGAAGCCTTTGGTAAGCGCCGCAAAACGCTGCGCAACAGCCTGGGCCACCTGTTCACCACCGACGTACTGGCAGAGATGAACATTGACCCGACATTGCGCGCAGAAAATATTACCGTTGCGCAATATTGCCAACTGGCTAACTGGTTGACTGCGCACCCTCAGCTGCAGGAGAACTCATCATGA
- the pdxA gene encoding 4-hydroxythreonine-4-phosphate dehydrogenase PdxA: protein MLSKQRVVVTCGEPAGIGPDLVVQLAQQDWPVELVVCADPELLRARAAALHLPLTLRQYQPGISARPQQAGSLTVLPARLAQPVSAGELCVDNSHYVLETLTRACDGCLNGEFAALVTGPVHKGVINDAGIPFSGHTEFFAGRAGCEPVVMMLATEELRVALATTHLPLKDVAASITRATLHKVITILHRDLQSKFGRAEPHIFVCGLNPHAGEGGHMGREEIDVMIPALDELRQRGIKLTGPLPADTLFQPKYLQHADAVLAMYHDQGLPVLKYQGFGRAVNITLGLPFIRTSVDHGTALELAASGQADAGSFKTALNLAITMIKSSNE from the coding sequence ATGCTCAGTAAGCAACGCGTTGTCGTCACCTGCGGTGAACCCGCCGGGATTGGCCCCGATCTGGTGGTTCAACTGGCCCAGCAAGACTGGCCGGTTGAACTGGTGGTTTGTGCTGACCCCGAACTGCTGCGCGCCCGCGCGGCAGCTTTGCATTTACCCCTTACGCTGCGCCAGTACCAGCCGGGCATCAGCGCCCGGCCGCAGCAGGCCGGTTCACTCACCGTGCTGCCAGCTCGCCTTGCCCAGCCGGTTAGCGCGGGTGAACTGTGCGTGGATAACAGTCACTACGTGCTGGAAACGCTCACCCGCGCCTGTGACGGTTGCCTGAACGGTGAGTTCGCCGCCCTGGTCACTGGCCCAGTGCACAAGGGGGTGATTAACGATGCCGGCATTCCGTTCAGCGGGCATACCGAATTTTTTGCCGGGCGAGCGGGCTGCGAGCCTGTGGTGATGATGCTGGCCACGGAAGAGCTACGCGTTGCGCTGGCAACCACGCATCTGCCGCTGAAAGACGTGGCGGCCAGTATTACCCGCGCCACGCTTCATAAAGTCATCACCATTTTGCACCGCGACCTGCAAAGCAAGTTTGGCCGGGCTGAACCCCATATTTTTGTTTGTGGTCTCAATCCCCATGCTGGCGAAGGCGGCCATATGGGCCGCGAAGAGATTGATGTGATGATTCCGGCGCTGGACGAGCTGCGCCAGCGTGGGATCAAGCTGACCGGTCCGCTCCCTGCCGATACGCTGTTTCAGCCGAAATATCTGCAACATGCCGATGCCGTGCTGGCGATGTATCACGATCAGGGACTGCCGGTGCTAAAATATCAGGGCTTTGGTCGGGCGGTGAATATCACCCTCGGTCTGCCATTTATCCGCACGTCTGTTGACCACGGTACGGCTCTTGAGCTGGCCGCTAGCGGTCAGGCCGATGCGGGCAGCTTTAAGACGGCGCTTAACCTCGCCATTACTATGATTAAGAGCAGTAATGAATAG
- the surA gene encoding peptidylprolyl isomerase SurA produces the protein MNNWRMLILGAALTASTAFAAPQVVDKVAAVVNNGVVLESDLDSMMQSVKGQAQQAGQQLPDDKTLRHQILERLVMDNILLQKAKQAGLQISDAQLDQAIANIAQQNKISVDQLRSRLAYDGMNYASYREQIRKEMATAEVRNNEVRRRVTILPQEVDSLATQLASQNSAGTELNISHILLPLPENPTQQQVDDQENLAKQLVSEAKGGADFGKLAIANSADPQALKGGNMGWGRIQELPSLFAQALVTAKKGDIIGPVRSGVGFHILKVNDMRGDSQSISVTEVHARHILLKPSPVMTDDQARQKLQQVANEIKSGKLTFSDAAKQLSQDPGSANLGGDLGWSSAEVYDPAFRDALLRLKKGQIGDPVHSSFGWHLIQLMDTRKVDKTDAAKKERAYRLLFNRKFAEEAQTWMQEERAAAYVKILDANAQ, from the coding sequence ATGAATAACTGGAGAATGCTAATCCTCGGTGCCGCTCTGACAGCCAGCACCGCGTTCGCAGCCCCGCAAGTTGTAGATAAAGTTGCCGCCGTGGTTAATAATGGCGTGGTGTTAGAAAGCGATCTGGACAGCATGATGCAGTCCGTGAAAGGTCAGGCACAGCAGGCTGGTCAGCAGTTGCCGGATGACAAAACCCTGCGTCACCAGATTCTGGAACGCCTGGTGATGGATAATATTCTGCTGCAAAAGGCAAAACAGGCTGGCCTGCAGATTAGCGATGCTCAGCTCGATCAGGCGATTGCTAATATCGCTCAGCAAAACAAAATCAGCGTCGATCAGCTGCGTAGTCGTCTGGCTTATGACGGCATGAACTATGCCAGCTATCGTGAGCAGATCCGCAAGGAAATGGCCACTGCGGAAGTGCGTAACAACGAAGTTCGCCGCCGTGTCACTATCCTGCCGCAGGAGGTCGATTCGCTGGCAACCCAGCTGGCCTCGCAGAACAGTGCCGGTACTGAACTGAATATCAGCCACATTCTGTTGCCACTGCCGGAAAACCCGACGCAGCAGCAGGTCGACGACCAGGAGAACCTGGCGAAGCAGCTGGTCAGCGAAGCCAAAGGCGGCGCTGATTTCGGTAAACTGGCGATTGCTAACTCTGCCGATCCTCAGGCGCTGAAAGGCGGCAACATGGGTTGGGGGCGTATCCAGGAGCTGCCGTCTCTGTTTGCTCAGGCGCTGGTGACGGCGAAAAAAGGCGATATTATCGGCCCTGTCCGTTCCGGCGTTGGCTTCCATATTCTGAAAGTGAACGATATGCGCGGTGACAGCCAGAGCATTTCGGTGACCGAAGTCCATGCCCGACACATCCTGCTAAAACCGTCGCCGGTAATGACTGACGATCAGGCGCGACAGAAACTGCAGCAGGTCGCCAATGAGATCAAAAGCGGCAAACTGACCTTCAGCGATGCGGCTAAACAGCTGTCGCAGGATCCGGGTTCAGCAAACCTGGGCGGCGACCTGGGCTGGAGCTCGGCTGAAGTTTACGACCCGGCTTTCCGTGACGCTCTGCTGCGTCTGAAGAAAGGCCAGATCGGCGATCCGGTTCACTCCTCATTTGGCTGGCACCTGATCCAGCTGATGGATACCCGCAAGGTGGATAAAACCGACGCGGCGAAAAAAGAGCGCGCTTACCGCCTGCTGTTTAACCGTAAATTCGCCGAAGAAGCCCAGACCTGGATGCAGGAAGAACGGGCTGCAGCCTACGTGAAGATCCTCGATGCCAATGCTCAGTAA